In one Oncorhynchus nerka isolate Pitt River linkage group LG7, Oner_Uvic_2.0, whole genome shotgun sequence genomic region, the following are encoded:
- the LOC115132306 gene encoding forkhead box protein P1-B-like isoform X2 encodes MHESGSEQTACTSPANQTENGDSVEKDDYLSAKPLTPEGSGADSQQQNQVTVSVSMMTPPVETPQQTQQQVLNPQQIQALLQQQKALMLHQQHIQDLCQKQQDQFNAQLLQQKHAGKSDQEQLAAQHMAIQQQLLQVQQQHLLSLQRQGLLSVLPSMSPSAAQGLMKGCENGTSLLSGGENPATLQKNLLHSQHSTTNGNHPSQILKKKDSGPVDNRTQNTHPLYGHGMCKWSGCEAVFGDFQVFLKHLNSEHTLDDKSTAQCRVQMQVVQQLELQLKKDKERLQAMMSHLKSSDQKSKPATPTGNPVPNVSFSQVTFPKVLPSMSLSQNATAPSTPLTPPPTSSSILPPHTLLTVSPGRRWYSDSKTMKYSKTMNQDIVQNKEARPPFTYAALIRQAIFESPYKQLTLNEIYNWFTRTFAYFRRNAATWKNAVRHNLSLHKCFVRVENVKGAVWTVDEMEFQRRRPQKPAGEGSLKRENTDHGHCSAFLTSKEEMNAALWYGNGSYSDSSEEQYPIHPLVKEELMDEEAYENVPHDCSETESSDEHSSDVDQDGGSPERPNLQLAHVPSQ; translated from the exons ATGCATGAGTCTGGGTCAGAACAGACAGCCTGCACCAGTCCAGCCAATCAGACGGAGAATGGGGACAGTGTTGAGAAGGATGATTATCTGAGTGCTAAGCCACTAACTCCAGAGGGTTCTGGGGCTGACAGTCAGCAGCAAAACCAG GTTACAGTTTCAGTGTCTATGATGACCCCCCCGGTGGAGACTCCTCAGCAGACACAGCAGCAGGTCCTCAACCCACAGCAGATCCAGGCCCTGCTCCAGCAGCAGAAAGCACTCATGTTACACCAG CAACACATACAGGATCTTTGCCAGAAACAGCAGGACCAGTTCAACGCCCAGCTCCTACAGCAGAAGCATGCTGGGAAGTCAGACCAAGAG CAGCTAGCTGCTCAGCACATGGCCATCCAGCAGCAGCTCCTGCAGGTCCAACAGCAGCACCTCCTTAGCCTCCAGAGACAgggtctcctgtctgtcctgcccTCCATGAGCCCCTCTGCAGCTCAGG GTTTAATGAAAGGGTGTGAGAATGGCACCAGCCTGCTCTCTGGTGGTGAGAATCCAGCTACTCTTCAGAAGAACCTGCTCCACAGTCAGCATTCCACCACCAATGGGAATCATCCATCACAGATCCTAAAGAAGAAAGACAG TGGGCCTGTGGATAATCGCACACAAAACACTCACCCTCTCTATGGACACGGCATGTGCAAATGGTCTGGCTGTGAGGCTGTCTTTGGAGACTTTCAAGTTTTTCTCAA GCATCTGAACAGTGAACATACACTGGATGACAAGAGTACAGCACAGTGTCGAGTGCAGATGCAGGTTGTTCAGCAGCTAGAACTGCAG TTGAAAAAAGACAAAGAGCGTCTGCAAGCCATGATGTCTCACCTCAAATCCTCTGATCAAAAGTCCAAACCAGCAACCCCAACG GGGAATCCTGTGCCCAATGTCTCCTTCTCTCAGGTGACATTTCCCAAGGTGCTTCCTTCCATGAGCTTGTCTCAAAATGCCACtgctccttctacacccctgacaccacccccaacctcctcctctatcctccctccccacACCCTGCTCACTGTGAGCCCTGGAAGGAGATGGTACTCAGACAGCAAGACCATGAAATACAGCAAGACCATGAATCAAG ATATTGTTCAGAATAAAGAAGCTAGACCGCCATTTACATATGCAGCCCTAATAAGACAG GCAATATTTGAATCCCCCTATAAGCAGCTGACACTAAATGAAATCTACAATTGGTTCACGCGAACATTTGCCTATTTTAGACGCAACGCCGCAACATGGAAG AATGCAGTGAGACACAACCTCAGCCTCCACAAGTGTTTTGTGCGAGTGGAGAATGTAAAAGGAGCTGTGTGGACAGTTGATGAGATGGAGTTCCAGAGGAGAAGACCCCAGAAGCCTGCTGGTGAAGG GTCTCTCAAGAGGGAGAACACTGACCATGGTCACTGCTCAGCTTTCCTTACTTCTAAG GAGGAGATGAATGCAGCTCTCTGGTATGGGAATGGATCCTACAGTGACAGCAGTGAAGAGCAGTACCCAATTCACCCTCT CGTGAAAGAAGAGCTAATGGATGAGGAGGCATATGAGAATGTGCCCCATGACTGTTCAGAGACTGAGAGCTCTGATGAGCACAGCTCAGATGTGGACCAAGACGGCGGTAGCCCAGAGAGACCCAACCTGCAGCTGGCCCATGTGCCTTCGCAGTGA
- the LOC115132306 gene encoding forkhead box protein P1-B-like isoform X3 yields the protein MMTPPVETPQQTQQQVLNPQQIQALLQQQKALMLHQQHIQDLCQKQQDQFNAQLLQQKHAGKSDQEQLAAQHMAIQQQLLQVQQQHLLSLQRQGLLSVLPSMSPSAAQGLMKGCENGTSLLSGGENPATLQKNLLHSQHSTTNGNHPSQILKKKDSGPVDNRTQNTHPLYGHGMCKWSGCEAVFGDFQVFLKHLNSEHTLDDKSTAQCRVQMQVVQQLELQLKKDKERLQAMMSHLKSSDQKSKPATPTGNPVPNVSFSQVTFPKVLPSMSLSQNATAPSTPLTPPPTSSSILPPHTLLTVSPGRRWYSDSKTMKYSKTMNQDIVQNKEARPPFTYAALIRQAIFESPYKQLTLNEIYNWFTRTFAYFRRNAATWKNAVRHNLSLHKCFVRVENVKGAVWTVDEMEFQRRRPQKPAGEGSLKRENTDHGHCSAFLTSKQEEMNAALWYGNGSYSDSSEEQYPIHPLVKEELMDEEAYENVPHDCSETESSDEHSSDVDQDGGSPERPNLQLAHVPSQ from the exons ATGATGACCCCCCCGGTGGAGACTCCTCAGCAGACACAGCAGCAGGTCCTCAACCCACAGCAGATCCAGGCCCTGCTCCAGCAGCAGAAAGCACTCATGTTACACCAG CAACACATACAGGATCTTTGCCAGAAACAGCAGGACCAGTTCAACGCCCAGCTCCTACAGCAGAAGCATGCTGGGAAGTCAGACCAAGAG CAGCTAGCTGCTCAGCACATGGCCATCCAGCAGCAGCTCCTGCAGGTCCAACAGCAGCACCTCCTTAGCCTCCAGAGACAgggtctcctgtctgtcctgcccTCCATGAGCCCCTCTGCAGCTCAGG GTTTAATGAAAGGGTGTGAGAATGGCACCAGCCTGCTCTCTGGTGGTGAGAATCCAGCTACTCTTCAGAAGAACCTGCTCCACAGTCAGCATTCCACCACCAATGGGAATCATCCATCACAGATCCTAAAGAAGAAAGACAG TGGGCCTGTGGATAATCGCACACAAAACACTCACCCTCTCTATGGACACGGCATGTGCAAATGGTCTGGCTGTGAGGCTGTCTTTGGAGACTTTCAAGTTTTTCTCAA GCATCTGAACAGTGAACATACACTGGATGACAAGAGTACAGCACAGTGTCGAGTGCAGATGCAGGTTGTTCAGCAGCTAGAACTGCAG TTGAAAAAAGACAAAGAGCGTCTGCAAGCCATGATGTCTCACCTCAAATCCTCTGATCAAAAGTCCAAACCAGCAACCCCAACG GGGAATCCTGTGCCCAATGTCTCCTTCTCTCAGGTGACATTTCCCAAGGTGCTTCCTTCCATGAGCTTGTCTCAAAATGCCACtgctccttctacacccctgacaccacccccaacctcctcctctatcctccctccccacACCCTGCTCACTGTGAGCCCTGGAAGGAGATGGTACTCAGACAGCAAGACCATGAAATACAGCAAGACCATGAATCAAG ATATTGTTCAGAATAAAGAAGCTAGACCGCCATTTACATATGCAGCCCTAATAAGACAG GCAATATTTGAATCCCCCTATAAGCAGCTGACACTAAATGAAATCTACAATTGGTTCACGCGAACATTTGCCTATTTTAGACGCAACGCCGCAACATGGAAG AATGCAGTGAGACACAACCTCAGCCTCCACAAGTGTTTTGTGCGAGTGGAGAATGTAAAAGGAGCTGTGTGGACAGTTGATGAGATGGAGTTCCAGAGGAGAAGACCCCAGAAGCCTGCTGGTGAAGG GTCTCTCAAGAGGGAGAACACTGACCATGGTCACTGCTCAGCTTTCCTTACTTCTAAG CAGGAGGAGATGAATGCAGCTCTCTGGTATGGGAATGGATCCTACAGTGACAGCAGTGAAGAGCAGTACCCAATTCACCCTCT CGTGAAAGAAGAGCTAATGGATGAGGAGGCATATGAGAATGTGCCCCATGACTGTTCAGAGACTGAGAGCTCTGATGAGCACAGCTCAGATGTGGACCAAGACGGCGGTAGCCCAGAGAGACCCAACCTGCAGCTGGCCCATGTGCCTTCGCAGTGA
- the LOC115132306 gene encoding forkhead box protein P1-B-like isoform X1 has translation MHESGSEQTACTSPANQTENGDSVEKDDYLSAKPLTPEGSGADSQQQNQVTVSVSMMTPPVETPQQTQQQVLNPQQIQALLQQQKALMLHQQHIQDLCQKQQDQFNAQLLQQKHAGKSDQEQLAAQHMAIQQQLLQVQQQHLLSLQRQGLLSVLPSMSPSAAQGLMKGCENGTSLLSGGENPATLQKNLLHSQHSTTNGNHPSQILKKKDSGPVDNRTQNTHPLYGHGMCKWSGCEAVFGDFQVFLKHLNSEHTLDDKSTAQCRVQMQVVQQLELQLKKDKERLQAMMSHLKSSDQKSKPATPTGNPVPNVSFSQVTFPKVLPSMSLSQNATAPSTPLTPPPTSSSILPPHTLLTVSPGRRWYSDSKTMKYSKTMNQDIVQNKEARPPFTYAALIRQAIFESPYKQLTLNEIYNWFTRTFAYFRRNAATWKNAVRHNLSLHKCFVRVENVKGAVWTVDEMEFQRRRPQKPAGEGSLKRENTDHGHCSAFLTSKQEEMNAALWYGNGSYSDSSEEQYPIHPLVKEELMDEEAYENVPHDCSETESSDEHSSDVDQDGGSPERPNLQLAHVPSQ, from the exons ATGCATGAGTCTGGGTCAGAACAGACAGCCTGCACCAGTCCAGCCAATCAGACGGAGAATGGGGACAGTGTTGAGAAGGATGATTATCTGAGTGCTAAGCCACTAACTCCAGAGGGTTCTGGGGCTGACAGTCAGCAGCAAAACCAG GTTACAGTTTCAGTGTCTATGATGACCCCCCCGGTGGAGACTCCTCAGCAGACACAGCAGCAGGTCCTCAACCCACAGCAGATCCAGGCCCTGCTCCAGCAGCAGAAAGCACTCATGTTACACCAG CAACACATACAGGATCTTTGCCAGAAACAGCAGGACCAGTTCAACGCCCAGCTCCTACAGCAGAAGCATGCTGGGAAGTCAGACCAAGAG CAGCTAGCTGCTCAGCACATGGCCATCCAGCAGCAGCTCCTGCAGGTCCAACAGCAGCACCTCCTTAGCCTCCAGAGACAgggtctcctgtctgtcctgcccTCCATGAGCCCCTCTGCAGCTCAGG GTTTAATGAAAGGGTGTGAGAATGGCACCAGCCTGCTCTCTGGTGGTGAGAATCCAGCTACTCTTCAGAAGAACCTGCTCCACAGTCAGCATTCCACCACCAATGGGAATCATCCATCACAGATCCTAAAGAAGAAAGACAG TGGGCCTGTGGATAATCGCACACAAAACACTCACCCTCTCTATGGACACGGCATGTGCAAATGGTCTGGCTGTGAGGCTGTCTTTGGAGACTTTCAAGTTTTTCTCAA GCATCTGAACAGTGAACATACACTGGATGACAAGAGTACAGCACAGTGTCGAGTGCAGATGCAGGTTGTTCAGCAGCTAGAACTGCAG TTGAAAAAAGACAAAGAGCGTCTGCAAGCCATGATGTCTCACCTCAAATCCTCTGATCAAAAGTCCAAACCAGCAACCCCAACG GGGAATCCTGTGCCCAATGTCTCCTTCTCTCAGGTGACATTTCCCAAGGTGCTTCCTTCCATGAGCTTGTCTCAAAATGCCACtgctccttctacacccctgacaccacccccaacctcctcctctatcctccctccccacACCCTGCTCACTGTGAGCCCTGGAAGGAGATGGTACTCAGACAGCAAGACCATGAAATACAGCAAGACCATGAATCAAG ATATTGTTCAGAATAAAGAAGCTAGACCGCCATTTACATATGCAGCCCTAATAAGACAG GCAATATTTGAATCCCCCTATAAGCAGCTGACACTAAATGAAATCTACAATTGGTTCACGCGAACATTTGCCTATTTTAGACGCAACGCCGCAACATGGAAG AATGCAGTGAGACACAACCTCAGCCTCCACAAGTGTTTTGTGCGAGTGGAGAATGTAAAAGGAGCTGTGTGGACAGTTGATGAGATGGAGTTCCAGAGGAGAAGACCCCAGAAGCCTGCTGGTGAAGG GTCTCTCAAGAGGGAGAACACTGACCATGGTCACTGCTCAGCTTTCCTTACTTCTAAG CAGGAGGAGATGAATGCAGCTCTCTGGTATGGGAATGGATCCTACAGTGACAGCAGTGAAGAGCAGTACCCAATTCACCCTCT CGTGAAAGAAGAGCTAATGGATGAGGAGGCATATGAGAATGTGCCCCATGACTGTTCAGAGACTGAGAGCTCTGATGAGCACAGCTCAGATGTGGACCAAGACGGCGGTAGCCCAGAGAGACCCAACCTGCAGCTGGCCCATGTGCCTTCGCAGTGA